ACCTCGTGACCTGCGACCGTCGCGGCGAGCAGATCAGCAGTGAGGACCTGGCCGCGCTGCTGGGCCGTCACGGCTCGATCGCCCTGACGATCGGCGGTCCCGACGGGCTGTCGGTCGCGTTGCAGGAACGGGCCGACGCCTCGATCGCCTTCGGTCGGATCACGCTGCCCCACGAGCTGGCGCGCGTGGTCCTGCTCGAACAGGTCTACCGCGCCCTGTCGATCCGGGCCGGCCATCCCTATCATCGGTGAACCCACCCCCGGACCCGGCAACCATGGCCCACCGACCCTTCCGCTACCATGTCTTCCCCTGCACGGGGAAGAGCTGCGGGGCCGAGCACGGCGAGGCCGTGGCGAAGCGCTTCAAGGAGTTGCTTCCGGATCGAAAGGACCTCCGGATCCGGATCAGCGCCAGCCGATGCCAGGGAATGTGCACGATCGGTCCGAACGTCGTCGTGTATCCCGAGGGGTTCGTGTACCACGGTGTGGAACTCGCCGACGTCGACGCGATCGTCGAGCAGCACCTGCGCGGCGGGCGTCCGGTCGAGGGCCTGACCCGCGAGCCCGACACCCGGAATCCGAAGTCCGACGAACAGCAATCGAGCTGCTGAATCTCTGTGAGCGCTGGGGACAACCCCCGGGGACAGCCGTCGAAGAATCGCTCTAAACCATTATACTAAAATGACTTGAGACGTTGTCCCCATTTGCGCCCTGGTTGTCCCCACCGACCGCTGATGGCGTAACGACACAGACATTCCCATACCCCGGATCGATTCCGTTCAACCTTCGTCCAGCGTGCCCAGCTCTCGCAGCAGATCCCAGCTGTAGATGCCCGTTCGATGCCCATCGC
This portion of the Candidatus Krumholzibacteriia bacterium genome encodes:
- a CDS encoding 23S rRNA (pseudouridine(1915)-N(3))-methyltransferase RlmH, encoding MIRIFAVGRLRTEWTRVACEDYRRRASRFARIDVVEVPDTGPEREGRTVLGAIGRDHLVTCDRRGEQISSEDLAALLGRHGSIALTIGGPDGLSVALQERADASIAFGRITLPHELARVVLLEQVYRALSIRAGHPYHR
- a CDS encoding (2Fe-2S) ferredoxin domain-containing protein, coding for MAHRPFRYHVFPCTGKSCGAEHGEAVAKRFKELLPDRKDLRIRISASRCQGMCTIGPNVVVYPEGFVYHGVELADVDAIVEQHLRGGRPVEGLTREPDTRNPKSDEQQSSC